TGGCGAAGATGGCAAAAGCAGCGGAAATGGGGGGAGCGGTAGCAATAAGAGCTAATGGTTATGAAGATATAAAAGCAATAAGGAAAGAAGTGAAACTCCCCATAATTGGTCTTATAAAAAAAAGCTATAGTGGTTATATACCATATATAACGCCAACAATAGAGGAGGTTGATAAAGTAATAAAAGCAGGTGCGGATATTGTAGCTATAGATGCGACGAAGCTTATTAAACCAGGTAATATTACTACAAATGATCTTTTAAAAGAAATTAAGAAGTTATACCCAAATGTATTAGTAATGGCAGATATATCAACATATGAAGAAGGGCTTGAGGCGGAAAAGATAGGATTTGATATTGTTTCAACTACTCTTTCAGGCTATACGGATTATAGTAAGAAAAATGATAAACCGGATTTTGATTTGATAGAAAGTTTGGCTAAAGATATCAAAGTACCACTAATAGCAGAAGGAAGAATATGGACACCAGAAGAGGCTATTAAAGCTTTGGATCTTGGAGCATACGCAGTAGTAGTTGGTACAGCCATAACAAGACCACAGGAGATAACAAAACATTTTACTGAAGCAATTAAAAAAAGGGTGGTAAAAAGATGCAGGAACAAAATAGCGTCGTATTAAAAATAAGAAGCGTATATAATTCATTAACAAATGCAGAAAAAAAAGTAGCCGATTATGTTCTTAACAATACTGAAGAAGTTATTTATTCTTCAGTGACGGAACTTGCAGAGAAAATTAATGTAGGTGAAACAACTATTGTAAGATTTTGCCGTCATATAGGTTTAACTGGGTTTCAGGATTTTAAATTGAATATAGCAAAAGAGACAGTCAGCCCGGAGACAAGCATACACGAGAATATAACATTTAATGATACGACTAATGTGCTCGTACAAAAAATAACGACAGAAAACACATTGGCAATTTCTAATACAATGAGAATGCTGTCTATTAGTGAACTTGAAAGAGCTGTTGAAGAAATCACAAAAGCTAATAAAATCGAAATATATGGTGTAGGCGCATCTGGTTATACTGCACTTGATGCAAAATATAAATTTATGAGGCTTGGGTTAAATGTTGATGCGAATCTTGACGCACATATACAGGCTATATCAGCAGTAAACCTAAATGAGAATGACGTTGCTATTGGGATATCATTTTCAGGTAGTACAAAAGATACTGTAGAAACATGTAGGTTAGCTAAAGAATCTGGTGCAAAGATTATTTGCATTACAAATTATGCAAGATCCCCAATTACGGCTGTAGCGGATATAATCCTTCTTACATCTGCAAAAGAAACTCCACTAAGAAGTGGTGCATTAACTTCCAAAATTGCTCAGCTTCATATACTTGATATTTTATATACTTGTGTAGCAATAAAAATGAAGGATAAAGCGGTTCAAGGTCTGAATAAAACTGCTAAAGCAGTGCTCGATAAATTGTATTAATGAAAGGTGTTTATATAATGAATAAAGTTATTGGTATAGATATTGGTGGTACAAAAATACTTGGTGGTGTTATTGATTCATATGGAAATTTGCTAAAATCTAATGAAGTTTTAACAGAGGCAAAATTAGGTAGAGATCATATATTAAAAAAATTATTTAGCATTATAGATACTTTAATTGATAAAGATATAGAAGGAATAGGCATAGGCTCAGCAGGTAGAATCAATTTTAATACAGGTGAAGTTGTATATGCAACAGATAATTTACCAGGTTGGACAGGTTTGAATTTAAAAAATATAATCGAAGAAAAATATAGCTTACCAACAATTGTTGACAATGATGTCAATGCAGCAGCAATTGGTGAAAGCTGGGTTGGAGCAGGAAAAGGATTTAGAAATATGGTTATGTTAACTCTTGGCACGGGTGTTGGTGGTGCGATAATGCTTAACGGCAAAGTAGTTAGAGGTTATAACTGGAGCGCAGGAGAAATTGGACATACTGTTTTATTCCCAGATGGAAGAAAATGCAATTGTGGGCATAAAGGATGTGCCGAACAATATATATCAGGAACCGCACTTTATAAAAGATATAATAAAATTATAGGACATAATATGGTAAATGATGCAGAGGAAGTTTTTAGTCTATTTAAAAAAAGCAATAATACTTCAAAAATAGTTATAAATGAGTTTCTAAAATCGCTATCATTATTAATTTTAAACATAAGAAATTTTATAGATCCAGAAGTGATTATTTTAGGGGGTGGTGTAATAAACTCAAAAGATCTATGGTGGGATGCATTAAAATTATCATTAAAAAGTGACATAAATATAATTCCTGCAAAACTAAATAATTATGCAACAATGTTTGGAGCAGCAAAATTAATTTTATTAAATGGGGGTAATTTAATTGGTTAAGGCTAAATATTCGAAAATTTTAGGCATATTACTTGCATTGGTTATGGTCATAACAACATTTACTGCATGTGGGAGCAATTCATCAAAATCAAGCTATAGCGATACTAACAAGAAAATAACACTACAATTTTGGACAATTTCGTTAAGACCGAAATTTGATAATTACTTTAATGATTTATTTGCCCAATATAAAAAGTTGCATCCTAATGTAACAATTAAATGGACAGATATGCCTTATGATGCTATTCAAAATAAACTTGTTGCATCGGCAGCAGGTAACGATGTACCTGATGTTGTAAACTTGAATACAGATATGGCTTTGCAACTAGCTTCAAAAGGAGCTCTTGTTGATCTCAATAAAGAAGCTACAGCGGAACAAAAGAATATATATGTAAAGACATTGTGGGAATCAACAAAAATAAATAATGGAATATATGCATTTCCTTGGTATGGTGCACCATCTGTTTTGGTTTATAATAAATCGTTGTTTGAAAAAGCAGGAATGAATCCGCCTAAGACATATGATGAAGTATATCAAATGGCAAAAGAATTTAAAGATAAGACAGGTGCTTATCTATATGTTCCGGATTATTTTGCATCAGATGCCTTTTTCGGTAGTGGAATAAATACACTTAACAAGGATAAGACAAAAGCTGCATTTAATACGCCTGAGACTTTAGCATTACTGGAGAAATATAAGAACTTTTATCAAAATGATATTTTCCCATTAGATGCAGAAGGAAATTGGGCGAAAATGTTGCAATTATTCTCGACAGGAAAGCTTGGATTGATAAATTCTGGAGCTCAGTCTTTGTCTCGTATCAAAGATGAAGCACCAGATATTTATAAAAATATAGGCATTACACAGCCGATAATTGGTAAAAGCGGTATTGTAGAAAATGCAATAATGGATCTTGTTGTAATGCAAAAGAGTCAGCATCATAAAGAGGCCATAGACTTTGCAAATTTTGTGACAAATGACGCTAATCAGCTCGCATTTGCAAAAGCAGCACAAGTTTTTCCGTCAACTATTAAAGCTTCTAAAGATCCATACTTTAAATCAAATACTACTACACCAGAAGGCTTGGCAGTATCAATTGCAGCTGATTTTCTTGATAAATCTGCAGATAAGACACTTGGTGTTCCAAATAGTGCAGATATAAATACAGAAATGATTAAAGAGACAGATGAAGCATTTCATGGTCAAAAGGCACCAAAGCAGGCACTAGATGATGCAGAAAAGAATATAAATCAAATGCTCGCGGGTCAGAAATAATACAATATTGAGCAGGGCTTTTTAGCCTTGCTCTATAAGGAGTTTTGAAAATGGAGAATAAATTAAAAAAATCGCTGATAGCTTATATATTTATTTTGCCAGCTATGATTTTTCTTATAATTTTTGTTTTTTATCCAATAGTGGCAAGTATTCCATTGGCATTTTATAATTATTCAGCTGTAGGTCAGTCAAAATTTGTAGGATGGGCTAATTTTGTAAGGGCTATACACGATCACGAATTTTGGGTATCAGTAGAGAATTCAATACTATTTGTTGGAGTTGTTCCCCCACTACAGATTTTGTCGATTCTATTAGCAATATTAGTTAACAGAAAAATAAAAGGAATCTCTTTTTTTAGAGTTTTGTACTATATACCTGTTGTAACATCAATGGTAGCTGTATCAATAACATGGGGATGGATCTTTGATCCGCAAGGTCTACTTAATACTTTCATGGTGAAGCACGGTATATTTAGTAAGCCGATATCTTTCCTTAATGATCCAAGATTTGCACTATTATCATTGATGTTCATTACTATTTGGCAAGGACTCGGCTATTATATGATGATATACCTTGCAGGTCTTCAGTCAATACCAAAAGAATTAGAAGAGTCAGCTTATGTGGATGGTGCAACAAAAACGCAAACATTATTTAAAATTATTATTCCACTATTGAAACCATATATATGGTTGTGTACTTTTATGAGTATTTTATCTGCCGTTAGAGTATTTGATGTTGTATATGTTTTGACAAATGGCGGCCCAGGTGATGCGACTATGGTTACAAGTCTTTATTCTTTTCAAAAAGCATTTACAGACTTTAACTTTGGTTATGCATCTGCAATAGGTTTATTAGTTGCCATTCTTACAACTGCATTAAGTATTATGGTATTTATTTATGGAGGTAGAAAAGGAGGAATGAGTTATTATTAATATGGAAACTTTAAATAAAAAATTAAATAATTGCAAAAAGATAAAAGTTATTAAAAAGATATTTGGCTTGTCAATAATTTATTTGATACTTATAGTAATAGCAATTTTTTTAGCAGGACCGTTTGTTTGGCTAGTGTCATCATCTTTTAAAACTGGGCAAAACATATATACTATGAATTTAATTCTACATCCATTTAGTCTAGCAAATTATATTGGTGTAATTAACTTTGTTTCAATTCCTAAATATATACTAAACACCATTATTATTACTGTATCGGGAATTTTACTTGATGTTGTACTAGCATCGCTTGCTGCATATCCACTTGCATGTATGGATTTCTATGGCAAAAAGTTTATATTTTCGGCTTTGATTAGCACAATGATTTTACCTGCTGCTGCAGGACTGATTGTAAACTACCTAACGGTATCTAAAATGGGACTACTTGATACATTAACTGGTGTTATTATCCCAGGAGCTGTATCAGTTTTCAGTATAATCCTTTTAAGACAGTCTTATTTGACTGTACCCAAAGAATTAATGGATGCTGCTAAGATAGATGGTGCATC
This portion of the Thermoanaerobacterium sp. RBIITD genome encodes:
- a CDS encoding carbohydrate ABC transporter permease, which encodes METLNKKLNNCKKIKVIKKIFGLSIIYLILIVIAIFLAGPFVWLVSSSFKTGQNIYTMNLILHPFSLANYIGVINFVSIPKYILNTIIITVSGILLDVVLASLAAYPLACMDFYGKKFIFSALISTMILPAAAGLIVNYLTVSKMGLLDTLTGVIIPGAVSVFSIILLRQSYLTVPKELMDAAKIDGASEFKIWYKIMLPEVMPAVSTIVIFDFIGLWNSFLWPIVVLQDPNKYPLATALKYLSGQFNYKFGYVAAGTVISIIPVIIVFLAFQKYFINAVAGALKG
- a CDS encoding ROK family protein, translated to MNKVIGIDIGGTKILGGVIDSYGNLLKSNEVLTEAKLGRDHILKKLFSIIDTLIDKDIEGIGIGSAGRINFNTGEVVYATDNLPGWTGLNLKNIIEEKYSLPTIVDNDVNAAAIGESWVGAGKGFRNMVMLTLGTGVGGAIMLNGKVVRGYNWSAGEIGHTVLFPDGRKCNCGHKGCAEQYISGTALYKRYNKIIGHNMVNDAEEVFSLFKKSNNTSKIVINEFLKSLSLLILNIRNFIDPEVIILGGGVINSKDLWWDALKLSLKSDINIIPAKLNNYATMFGAAKLILLNGGNLIG
- a CDS encoding N-acetylmannosamine-6-phosphate 2-epimerase, which translates into the protein MKVLKDIENGLIVSCQALEDEPLHSPFIMAKMAKAAEMGGAVAIRANGYEDIKAIRKEVKLPIIGLIKKSYSGYIPYITPTIEEVDKVIKAGADIVAIDATKLIKPGNITTNDLLKEIKKLYPNVLVMADISTYEEGLEAEKIGFDIVSTTLSGYTDYSKKNDKPDFDLIESLAKDIKVPLIAEGRIWTPEEAIKALDLGAYAVVVGTAITRPQEITKHFTEAIKKRVVKRCRNKIASY
- a CDS encoding sugar ABC transporter substrate-binding protein: MVKAKYSKILGILLALVMVITTFTACGSNSSKSSYSDTNKKITLQFWTISLRPKFDNYFNDLFAQYKKLHPNVTIKWTDMPYDAIQNKLVASAAGNDVPDVVNLNTDMALQLASKGALVDLNKEATAEQKNIYVKTLWESTKINNGIYAFPWYGAPSVLVYNKSLFEKAGMNPPKTYDEVYQMAKEFKDKTGAYLYVPDYFASDAFFGSGINTLNKDKTKAAFNTPETLALLEKYKNFYQNDIFPLDAEGNWAKMLQLFSTGKLGLINSGAQSLSRIKDEAPDIYKNIGITQPIIGKSGIVENAIMDLVVMQKSQHHKEAIDFANFVTNDANQLAFAKAAQVFPSTIKASKDPYFKSNTTTPEGLAVSIAADFLDKSADKTLGVPNSADINTEMIKETDEAFHGQKAPKQALDDAEKNINQMLAGQK
- a CDS encoding sugar ABC transporter permease, whose product is MENKLKKSLIAYIFILPAMIFLIIFVFYPIVASIPLAFYNYSAVGQSKFVGWANFVRAIHDHEFWVSVENSILFVGVVPPLQILSILLAILVNRKIKGISFFRVLYYIPVVTSMVAVSITWGWIFDPQGLLNTFMVKHGIFSKPISFLNDPRFALLSLMFITIWQGLGYYMMIYLAGLQSIPKELEESAYVDGATKTQTLFKIIIPLLKPYIWLCTFMSILSAVRVFDVVYVLTNGGPGDATMVTSLYSFQKAFTDFNFGYASAIGLLVAILTTALSIMVFIYGGRKGGMSYY
- a CDS encoding MurR/RpiR family transcriptional regulator encodes the protein MQEQNSVVLKIRSVYNSLTNAEKKVADYVLNNTEEVIYSSVTELAEKINVGETTIVRFCRHIGLTGFQDFKLNIAKETVSPETSIHENITFNDTTNVLVQKITTENTLAISNTMRMLSISELERAVEEITKANKIEIYGVGASGYTALDAKYKFMRLGLNVDANLDAHIQAISAVNLNENDVAIGISFSGSTKDTVETCRLAKESGAKIICITNYARSPITAVADIILLTSAKETPLRSGALTSKIAQLHILDILYTCVAIKMKDKAVQGLNKTAKAVLDKLY